The Oncorhynchus mykiss isolate Arlee chromosome 20, USDA_OmykA_1.1, whole genome shotgun sequence genome includes a region encoding these proteins:
- the LOC110499332 gene encoding keratin-associated protein 16-1-like, translating into MLVESMTDRFQNTSVGVLCATKLVSFTSVEVLCATKLVSFTSVGVLCATKLVSFTSVGVLCATKLVSFTSVGVLCATKLVSFTSVGVLCATKLVSFTSVGVLCATKLVSFTSVGVLCATKLVSFTSVGVLCATKLFSFTSVGVLCATKLVSFTSVGVLCATKLVSFTSVGVGPVCHQAGQLHQCRGPVCHQAGQLHQCRGPVCHQAGQLHQCRGPVCHQAGQLHQCRGPVCHQAGQLHQCRGPVCHQAGQLHQCRGPVCHQAGQLHQCRGPVCHQAGQLHQCRGPVCHQAGQLHQCRGPVCHQAGQLHQCRGPVCHQAGQLHQCRGPVCHQAVQLHQCRGPVCHQAGQLHQLPRVRR; encoded by the coding sequence ATGCTAGTGGAGAGTATGACCGACAGGTTCCAGAACACCAGTGTAGGGGTCCTGTGTGCCACCAAGCTGGTCAGCTTCACCAGTGTAGAGGTCCTGTGTGCCACCAAGCTGGTCAGCTTCACCAGTGTAGGGGTCCTTTGTGCCACCAAGCTGGTCAGCTTCACCAGTGTAGGGGTCCTGTGTGCCACCAAGCTGGTCAGCTTCACCAGTGTAGGGGTCCTGTGTGCCACCAAGCTGGTCAGCTTCACCAGTGTAGGGGTCCTGTGTGCCACCAAGCTGGTCAGCTTCACCAGTGTAGGGGTCCTGTGTGCCACCAAGCTGGTCAGCTTCACCAGTGTAGGGGTCCTGTGTGCCACCAAGCTGGTCAGCTTCACCAGTGTAGGGGTCCTGTGTGCCACCAAGCTGTTCAGCTTCACCAGTGTAGGGGTCCTGTGTGCCACCAAGCTGGTCAGCTTCACCAGTGTAGGGGTCCTGTGTGCCACCAAGCTGGTCAGCTTCACCAGTGTAGGGGTCGGTCCTGTGTGCCACCAAGCTGGTCAGCTTCACCAGTGTAGGGGTCCTGTGTGCCACCAAGCTGGTCAGCTTCACCAGTGTAGGGGTCCTGTGTGCCACCAAGCTGGTCAGCTTCACCAGTGTAGGGGTCCTGTGTGCCACCAAGCTGGTCAGCTTCACCAGTGTAGGGGTCCTGTGTGCCACCAAGCTGGTCAGCTTCACCAGTGTAGGGGTCCTGTGTGCCACCAAGCTGGTCAGCTTCACCAGTGTAGGGGTCCTGTGTGCCACCAAGCTGGTCAGCTTCACCAGTGTAGGGGTCCTGTGTGCCACCAAGCTGGTCAGCTTCACCAGTGTAGGGGTCCTGTGTGCCACCAAGCTGGTCAGCTTCACCAGTGTAGGGGTCCTGTGTGCCACCAAGCTGGTCAGCTTCACCAGTGTAGGGGACCTGTGTGCCACCAAGCTGGTCAGCTTCACCAGTGTAGGGGTCCTGTGTGCCACCAAGCTGTTCAGCTTCACCAGTGTAGGGGACCTGTGTGCCACCAAGCTGGTCAGCTTCACCAACTGCCCAGAGTCAGGAGATGA